GGGAACTACTTTTCACACACTATACAGCACTCTACGTCCTCTGTACTGATTGTGTAACAACTCCTTTAACTCGCCTCCATCTGTGCTCCAATATCAGAGCCGATGACTATTTTAAAGTCATTCACGTTTGTCCTTAATTTCCTCATGCCAAGGAAACGCTCAAGCAATAGACAGGACTTGCTATATGCAAGATTTCAACAAACGGAATGCTACTATTCAACTGCGCGGACCAGCAAATCAACGTCAGACAGCTATTATATAATAACAAATAGCAAACAATGAATACTTGCGGTCACACTACTcctaaggcagaggtgagggttTGAAAAGTTGCCGCTACACTGGACGAAGCTACCCTTTGATTtttattctagggtgaactaaCTAGTTTGGTTATTTCTGAAAGGTTCTTTTGATACTTCTGCCTGTTATATCATTTTAGCCGAACGTCACGTACCCATCCGTTGTTTCTCAAATTTGCAGTAAAATGACCATCGAAACCGAAAATCAAATCGGACCCCATCGAAAAAGTAGGATAAGCCATGATAAATTATACTCGCACTTGACATTCAGCTTTCTCTACTCATTCTCAGATGTTCTAAGGTGTGGCCTTGGAGTCCTCACTGTCCCTGATATCTCTATGCTTAATTCTATTTAAGATGCAGTATTCCTCAATGTGGACCAAAAACCAATAGTTCGTACCTTCCACAGGATATAATTCTTGATTATTGagtaatagaaaaggaaaaaaaatgggcTCTGACCAGCAATTTACTTTGATGCTTCAGTCCAGAATGTACTCTTAGTTCCGCCTTCTTTGCATCGCAGTAATGAAATATAAAACGTTTTTCCCTCTTATCCAAGTGCACAAAGTCATTCGGGCTAACGTATATTAATCCATACAGCCTCCTTTTCGTATCGTTATTTTTCccttatttgattttcaatgctGGTGTGATACTACTGGGCAAGTGATGAGCCTTCCATAGCCTGACAACACAATGACGATCACAAACATCCAAGACGAACTGGGATTCCAACCCGGGacaacgagatcgagaggctgacgcGCAACCAACTTGGTCATTGCACTGTGCTAGGTGGTTGCTTGCTGAAAAAGCCAATACCACTCAGATTTCTACTACCGTAGAAGTGACTAAAATGTGTTGTGAGATACAACTTTTGAATTTAAAGAACTCTCTGTAAGTAGAAGATTTTTTCCTAAGAAGTAAAGGGGTCCGTGATTAAAAAAACAGTTCTGGACTATGAAATGTTGTTTCGTTGCTAGTGTCACTTATGTTCCATGCAGGACCACTTCACATCAATGACTGCCCCAATATCCGCCAAATTGAATATGCATACAACTCCTAAGGCTTCCTGAGATGCCGGTAGTTCTGTCAAAGGAATTCTTATATCTTTGAAAGTTTTTGGCgtctttatttttgaaaagaaattctaGTTCACACAAATATTGTCTGAAAAGAACCACTGAACGGTAGAAGAAATGCCAATTTTAACATATTTTACTTAAATatgattaaaaaataaatttatttgaaaccaCAGAGAAAAGGATACTATAAATTATCTGACGATAAATGGACCCTTGGTAATCACAATGCAAATACCAAAACAGTTGAGCGTCAGCTTCTGAATCCCCGGGTTCGGACCCTATttgcgtcatggatgtttgtcttTGCCTTTGTGCTTGCCCAGTTACTGCAGTCTTATCACTTACACAGCATTAGGTCTAATGATATaatacattgaaaataaaacggggaaaagtaaaaatgtaaaaaattagAGATTGTGTGAATATGCTACGCATCACAAAGTGTGAACAGGCGATTTATCGATAATAATAAATGAATTGAATAGAAAAATTGGCATCACATGCTTAGTACTCTCAGTGCTCAGTGTATTGAAAATAACTTTCAACTTTAAATTACcctttctactttttcaaaTAGTTGATTCAACTTGTAATTAGTTCTGAGCGTAGTTTTGCGGAGGGTCTAAAGATTTCCTTGGGCCCAAATTCTTACAAAAATTAAGGATTACCATCATTCCAGATCcgataattttcttaatttgagtGTCCTTAAAACTAAAGATGTATTGTACCCgctattgttattatttccTCGGAATTCATTTACAACTTCACTGGCCATTAAGTGGATACCTAAcgaatctaaaatttttttgattttagtTTTTGAAGTGAATCTTGTCTGAACAAATACTGAAGCTTTCCAAAAAGAGAAAATCCAGCCCTGGGCTGAAAATTATATGAGTCTCGATTATTTCGTTTGCTAACTTATAAAAGGACGATCTGATTCccaatatttataaaaatttaacatttctTACAGCTGAGTATTACTTTCGTTTTCTATTCGGCAAATTTATCTTCACATGAGTACAACGCAACATCCCCAAGATTTTTGCAACTATGGTCCATGCTAGCTTTAACATTACCCGCACGTAGCTTGTTGAAGGTTGGATATACCGTGTGTCGGTGCAATTTAGAGCCTCCTTAAATCCCCGATCTGTGTCGTAAGCCCCTCTCTTCTCCAGGTAACTCTCGGCAGAAGTGATAAGTTAACCTAGAATATCAGTCCTTGCTAGTGACTTCCCAATTTGGTTCCAGTTAGCCAAGTCTGCTACAATCTCTTAGATACACTTAGATAGCCTGGTAACCAAGTTTTCAGTAATGAGATCACTTGACGGAAATAGAACTGCCAATCTGAAAACTTTCGAGGCCATCAGCTACTCAGTCCTTAAATGATATGTGTGTCAATAAGGGAATAGCTCGCCAGAAGGTTTACCAACTTTAGATACCGACACAAGCCTCTACCATTCCCATAATGATGGAAAGATCCCCTCTGCAATGCATGTTCCACACAACTTAGAAAATATGTCTTGATCGCACTTGAAGGTCTTATTAGGTTTCACTTTCGGactcaaagttttttttccCCATATTCCGTAGATTTTCTCTTATTACTGCGAGTATTGCTGATATCTGCTAAGTCTCTTATGGCAGTTACAGTCTCCCTCTTACTGAGGCGTTAACCCCGGGGTAATGATGAAATGAGTGCACGTAATTCTTTCTCAAGTGACCCTATCACAACCTTCTAGAGACCtgtcaaaacttttttttttatctctgAGTAGAGTCCTTCTAAGAGTCTCCCTTACTTTGCTAAGCAACTAACTTCAGGTTTGTTCAAACTCCTTTGTAggatgtttttttgttttgtcccTTTTAATAAGTTCTACCTATGACTCTTTGGATCATTGTTCGGCTTGATGACAACCCAAGTGAAAATTAGACGATTCAATATTCCATCAGAAGTTAAATTTTCTGGTAGGAGATCCGCATAGTCTCAACAGTGAATTGGACTTTGTTCTGTGTAATCCCTCTATGTACCAGGtgtcctaattaatttccgtttttttttttgtgaataaaacacataattccaagggaGCCGTAAaggttattttattcgaaatattttccatcgctttctacacatttttCCCACCTTTCTGGTGTGTTGTGAATACCAcgccagtagaattgactgtctttggaggTGACCCACTCAGTGCACCATTTCCGCAAATTTCCGTAAGAGTCGAAGCGCTTCTTAGAAAGTCCGTAGCTCAATGCGACAAAGAAGTGGTAATCCGATGtggccaggtctggtgagtaagccgcatggttaccgcacctcccacttgagtttttccaACGTACCGCGACcgactttcgacttatgcgatGGTGCATTTTCATGGAACAAAATCACCTTCTCCTGTCTTTCTCGATATTCTAGCCGGTTCTCCGCAATCGCTcggcttaaatctttcatttgctGTTTGTATCGAACGacgttcacagtttcactaggtttcagcagttcaaagtagatCACACGCACAGCATGACTTTCGGACCGTAATGATTTGGTCGTGCCGTCGCTTCACCTGGACTCAACCACGATTTGTTGCGTTTAGGGTTCTCCaagacaatccacttttcgtcgcccgtaacaatatgatggagaaaagactttcttttgtaccattgaagcagcatttcacacgtcacttttcggttGCGTTTGCgtgttgtcttcatccaataataatgcttgcaattccGCGTCATgaaacgattttcgcttgccggacaGTGCGGCGTCGATCAGGTcgaaatttccatttttgaattgtccaaaccacgtttcacatgttcgaagtgttaatgcacgatcgccataaacttccacaagtgGCTCTTGCAcaattttttccttgattgaacatgaaaagcaatgcatggcgcatatgcGCGAAATTCGGTGCGTAAGCGGACATATTTTacgcgcaataaaaacttgctggacGATTTTTTTGGGGAAACAtcaacgcagtttagacactcgacaacaactaaacaaaatgacaggtatgtgtgaccaacagcgacacaaaacatagaacgccatctatcgaaaaaaatcggaaaataattaggagtacacctggtaagtGTACCTGCCATGCCTATACAAAAGTTTTCTGAGCAGCTTTGTTAACAGCTTCCCCATTTTCGACAGACTCCCTCTCTAGCTGACCtctcaggcacggtctgcctcgtcttctttttctaccataaatattgcccttatagattttccgagctgaatcatcctcatccatacagatttgGTGATCCACCCACtgcagcctattgagccggattttatccacaaccagacggtcatggtatcgctcatatatttcgtcgttatgtaggctacggaatcttccatactcctcttcggaggattcttctcttgaacgcggcaaAGAATttacagtttttttgctaagaacccaggtttccgaggaatacataaggactggcaagatcatagtcttgtacagtaagaactttgaccttatggtgaggcgtttcgagcgaaacagtttttgtaagctgaaatagaccctGTTGACAGCCATCAACCGtgggcagatttcatcgtcgtaactgcAACTTTCGAACCTAGatcgaaattttcaacggtctcaaggtcctatcttcattgttttcgtttgatcagtgcgattcgatgttgttcgttcttaaGTTTTTGGCGATGAcattgccatcatgtacttcgtcttgccttcattaacgtgcagctccagatctcgcgccgcctgctcgatctggatgaaggtagattgtacgtctcggatggttcttcccatgatgtcaatatcgtcagattaggccagtagttgggtagacttaaagataAGGTCTGGTGGTCGTTTTGGTTCCATTTAATATCCATCTTAGTTTTAGATATTTGGTGCTAGTAGCAATGTGACTTCCGCATAGCATGGATTGGACGCCATGTAGCACTCCTTGACAATGTGCCCTTTATCACGACAACCTTTGCATTGAAGGACTGACAGCCTTTTACAAACTTTCACGAATTTTAACCACATGAACAGGACCATATGAATATATTAATAAAAAGTCTATATAAGTCTATTAAGGACCCTAGACAAAAATTTCCGGGCGGATTGGAATCACCCTCTTCCCTTTTCTAAATTcggcaaattaaaaaatataaatgtcaACAATCTACTCAAATCTCGGTATGCATTAACCCCATCAGCACATCAGCAGaaatcattgaaaatttctttttaaaacaaagtaatttttaaaaaatcatttcGGTACCAAAAAATGgtaatttgtaaatattagaAAACTTCCAGGCCACAGGTTCAGTCTTACAAAATAGAAAttaactgaatttttggcgaaaGAAACTTGCATGGATTGATTGTGATATAAACGTTGAACGTTGCAGTTTTCCTGAATAGCTTTAATACTGAATTCGATTGAAGTTAGAAATATTGTTGTAAATTCTTATGATCACATTAGTTGATTTTATTTAATGttgtaaaaataatttaagtaTTAAGTTttgtaaattattatatttaattaaataaGAGAGAACAAGGAAATATATTTTCACGTTGATTTTttataattattgcatttttaatATTGCTGAACGTCTTTGTAGTGCAAGCAATAAGTATGATTTGAAATGATTTTTATAGTTTTATCGATAGAGGCGTAGCAATGGTAGACAAATAACTTTTGTTGCATTTTAGAACAGATATACTTGCATaaggttttcttgaaaattacaaaaaaaaacttatttgtCTTGCCCAAgccaattttcataaaaataatCACACGAAAAAATTTAAACGCCATCTACCTACTCTCATCTCTTTTAGAATTCATCAAAGCCGGACACCTTGGATCTGGGTGGTTCAAGCCCCAACCCCTACCGTGAGCTTGTCGAGAAATATGAGGCTCTTTTGGAAGTTCAACGTCACAACATGGCACGCCGCCAATCACCACCCAATTTGCACGATGATATTCCAACATCTGGTGAATTCAGTTCAATGAATACAAAAGGAACAGATGAAAGTTCCTACATTGAACGCGAAAAGTCACAACCACGCTCAACCATTTCCAACGGAGCTTCATCCACGGCTGAATCGACTTCGGCAACCACCAACGGAATTGCACCAAACACTCAATCCGGCCAGAAAAGTGGCAAAAACTCTCGTCGCACACCTACCGATTTCTCAGAGGCTGAGACATCCAGTTCAGGATTCTCAGATGAAACCAGCAATAAGGCCACCCAAACCGATGAAAGACGTGGATTCTTCCTGTGCTCAATTGGCGATGGTGATGATTGCAAGTTTAGCATTTATGACGACGTCAGTCCAGTTGATTCGAGATTCCGCAATCGTCCTGAATATCGTGAACTCTTCAAGGAGATATTCGCTGTGTTGAAGAAAGCAGCGGAGAATAAGGAAGAGGGAGATAAGCTGCCATTACTTGATGATACACATCCGACTGTAAATAAAGTCCCTCCAGTCACTCCAGCCAACGAAGAAATTCCTGACTTCGGCGACGATACACAAAGCATCATTTCATCTGTTGTTTCAGAACAATCAGTGGCCATGTCTGAGTGCATAACCAAGACCGAACGTAAGACTGCAGCAAAGAAGCATATAATCGAAATGGGTCAGGAGAACAAGCCACCTGTTCTACCGACACCAGGCCAAACATCAGCCAACAACGGTGCCACCGGTGGCAATGGCAAAAATTTGACAGAGAATGGACGCGTCCTAACCCCATTGAAACGCGAACCTACTGAATATCTTGCCGTGACTGTAGGCGTGAAAAAGAAGAATCGCAAGAAGAATCGTAACCTGAACTTGGACCGATCTGATTCACCGATTCTCCCATCGCCTCCACGGGTATACTTAGCTTCAGGCAAGAAGCGAAGGGACATGCGACCGTTCAACGTATCCGCAACATCCTGGTCAACCCCGAGCTCAAATCCAAACGTACGTCCCTCGACGCTTATGAATCGACCCCTGGCCACCGAGTGGAACGGCAACTCCATGGTCATCTACAACCGTAGCGCTCAATCTGCAGCAGCTTCCGGTCATACACACAATAATTGTGGGGGTGAGATGGACATGTCCCATGTGGAGTTCCGACCAAGCACGGTTTCACAAGATTTGCACAAATTGAAAAAGCTGGACTTATCGTACGCCGAAGTACTTCGACGGGCGGACGCCTGCAAACACCACCATCGTAGGAAATAAGTGGGATTTAGTGTAATTTTAAAGGGGCGTGCTGGTGCGTCCCGCCTTACATTCCATCTTATCTGGTCGTCTGTCAAACCCCATTCACACTATCCACTATCGTCTCAATTAATGTTATTTTTGCCCGCCGTAGCCATTTATATGAAGAGGTCCTTTTTCCAATTTATCTACTCGGAATGTGCTTGTTTTCTCCTTTCTGTTATGTATATTTAACCTGTTTATTTTCCCTTCTGTACCTAATGTAATTTCTAAGAACTAATGTGGAACACAAATTcgttgtataataataatcctgGTTGATATTTTTTCGATTGATAATCAATTGTCCCTGATGTCCTTTAGAGTGTCATTTATTTTCCTTAAAGTTATACATATTGTACGTAAAAATAATTCGTCTCCTGTTTTGTTTTCTATTGTTAGTTTCGTTCgtatcgataggattctgtaaACATTGTATTTTGTCTGTAAAACAACATTTAAGTAAGAAATCAAACAAAGGAACGAACAAGTGAGAAgtgtaaaattcaaaataaaaataattattagtGAAAAAAAGGTATTTCATTTTAGAGAAGGTTTAACCTCTTAGGAAGCAAATGTGTAACAATTTTCAGGCATAATAAAAATTCTTGAGTGTGTAGCACCTAGACAGCGTCGATGCCAGCCAGCAAGGAGCTGGACCAGAACtcggccatgctattaacataatatgctggtcccaagccctgATAAAGaagaagggtttgaggcaacgtactttggaCTATCCtcactaaaacaaaaataaaatgctgagatcaggaaagagataaataaagtataattcttctttctttttcttcagcgtttgtcccgttcacaagcggggtcggctcgtcgtgatcggtttcgccatttggccctatcgaatgcctgatctgggtgcaatctcgaggctttcaaattcccatccagcgtatcaagccaccgttgtttcggcctgccttttggtcgtttaccatcgacttcgatgttcagatcaatcttggcaagataaataaagtataattggagttattctactatgctaaatcctacctgatctctcttggcgacaggccccgcgacaggccggccaagaaaatgcatccaatgtcgttagaaacaagatgatcggatcgagtaacaaaccTCGGAAAAATACTAAGGcctcacctcagtcgacgcggcaggacgggccccggtcctgtcgagaaatgggcaagggttcttgacacatggacgacgtcaggacgtaaaGAAGTTAATCCGAGCACAAGAAATGTTTGCACCCTAACTGGGAAGACCGAGCAACTCGCAAATGcaattcggaaaaggcgcattgatgtctgcgctctgcaagaaacccgatggtcgggtgccaaaagctgcgacattgaacgcgaatgcggtaaaaatggctataaacttctctattttgatagcccacacactcaatacagtgttggcattgtcatctgtaaatctatggtggctaagCATATGGTGGACTTcggccataaaataagcgccGACGATCTGAAAGTGtcagagggtagtataggtcccagggcgaaacgtggattggtacgcacgatggagcattaaacctggaaaacgcctgctgaaacaacaacaacagctctactaccaaaccccacccctccaggttgggggtagggctgacaaccgtatacggaaaaccgatgttacgaagccacggaaagagcctcggacaggatggattttacaacgacgaacccggcaaggacaacggattaacgatttgcgtattttctcgtggaacatgcgctccctgtacagaccgaatgctgctgagcagctagtcgataccctgttccaatatagggctgatgtaacagcgttgcaaaagatacgatggacagggaccggtttcttggagaagagtcgctacaccatatattatagcggccatccagtaaaccatgtgctcggagtaggtttcttagtcaaccaaaaaacgaaacctgctgttatcggctttgaaaacataagcgaacggctgtgcactctgcgcttgcaaggcaagtttagaaatataagcctcattaacgttcacgcccctacagaggagactgcagagtcggagaaggataccttctatgaggcagttgagcggaccctcgaaacctgttctaagtatgatatcaaaatcatgcttggagatttcagcagtcaagtagggacggagcccgtattcaggcgatacgtcggctcccatagcttacctaaggataccaatgatcatggactgcggattattcagttagcagtatcacacgaaatggttgttgaaagtacctggtttgcgcggaaagcggtccagaaaCATATATGAGCATCTCCAcatgagaccactttcaaccaaattgaccacgtgctgattgaacgccgccaactcTCAGCCATGATGAtatgactcggatcactacctcgttgatgttcaagagggaaatctgatttcagacagaatgagcatattggagcgatgggttgagtattttgatgaactgctgaacaatcagaagatcggcgagttggaggtcccgccaactgaagacgacggacaaatactgccaccaccaagtacagcaGAAACAgtacgtgcaattcatcggtctaaaaatcataagtcgccaggagccaatggaattacagccgaattggttaaatattgaggcgaccaattacaccaagttcatcaactgatgctcaaagtacgggacagcgaatcaatgcctg
The DNA window shown above is from Hermetia illucens chromosome 5, iHerIll2.2.curated.20191125, whole genome shotgun sequence and carries:
- the LOC119657496 gene encoding cerebellar degeneration-related protein 2-like isoform X3 encodes the protein MASYEELAKDYDAAFSDRNQWTMSDLQLAAELGKTLLERNKELETALKQHQNVIEDQAQEIEYLQKQTGALREVNDSRLRIYEQLEIGIQDLERLNHRLTLENTSEKKHSKLLLHNIETLEARCEELTKNVEDLKQTLDAERRKNERLVQEKNNRNDQYNARLRNHDDLHNSSLLDEVDSDEVHKSYNSTSSPEHQSGRGAHMKNANSTGTSDCLAVDQLDVSNIAGEENEELIKLMTELETTKKAYISEQQRVSELEEQLMTIIQENQTLQSRVAQVSTNEEMKSVHEELSILEEVRQGTMCSRCLRSVDDRNMLEEGSSIAGTEDDEDRSYLELMSNPAESANTMYRPAVSIKNSSKPDTLDLGGSSPNPYRELVEKYEALLEVQRHNMARRQSPPNLHDDIPTSGEFSSMNTKGTDESSYIEREKSQPRSTISNGASSTAESTSATTNGIAPNTQSGQKSGKNSRRTPTDFSEAETSSSGFSDETSNKATQTDERRGFFLCSIGDGDDCKFSIYDDVSPVDSRFRNRPEYRELFKEIFAVLKKAAENKEEGDKLPLLDDTHPTVNKVPPVTPANEEIPDFGDDTQSIISSVVSEQSVAMSECITKTERKTAAKKHIIEMGQENKPPVLPTPGQTSANNGATGGNGKNLTENGRVLTPLKREPTEYLAVTVGVKKKNRKKNRNLNLDRSDSPILPSPPRVYLASGKKRRDMRPFNVSATSWSTPSSNPNVRPSTLMNRPLATEWNGNSMVIYNRSAQSAAASGHTHNNCGGEMDMSHVEFRPSTVSQDLHKLKKLDLSYAEVLRRADACKHHHRRK
- the LOC119657496 gene encoding uncharacterized protein LOC119657496 isoform X1; translated protein: MSQKQHNGHVITNGIADNDKAVNNSCNSKDGCWDSVNLNHLSPSHATSPPSSALSRLNSLDCWDYTIELECLQGPQDLQLAAELGKTLLERNKELETALKQHQNVIEDQAQEIEYLQKQTGALREVNDSRLRIYEQLEIGIQDLERLNHRLTLENTSEKKHSKLLLHNIETLEARCEELTKNVEDLKQTLDAERRKNERLVQEKNNRNDQYNARLRNHDDLHNSSLLDEVDSDEVHKSYNSTSSPEHQSGRGAHMKNANSTGTSDCLAVDQLDVSNIAGEENEELIKLMTELETTKKAYISEQQRVSELEEQLMTIIQENQTLQSRVAQVSTNEEMKSVHEELSILEEVRQGTMCSRCLRSVDDRNMLEEGSSIAGTEDDEDRSYLELMSNPAESANTMYRPAVSIKNSSKPDTLDLGGSSPNPYRELVEKYEALLEVQRHNMARRQSPPNLHDDIPTSGEFSSMNTKGTDESSYIEREKSQPRSTISNGASSTAESTSATTNGIAPNTQSGQKSGKNSRRTPTDFSEAETSSSGFSDETSNKATQTDERRGFFLCSIGDGDDCKFSIYDDVSPVDSRFRNRPEYRELFKEIFAVLKKAAENKEEGDKLPLLDDTHPTVNKVPPVTPANEEIPDFGDDTQSIISSVVSEQSVAMSECITKTERKTAAKKHIIEMGQENKPPVLPTPGQTSANNGATGGNGKNLTENGRVLTPLKREPTEYLAVTVGVKKKNRKKNRNLNLDRSDSPILPSPPRVYLASGKKRRDMRPFNVSATSWSTPSSNPNVRPSTLMNRPLATEWNGNSMVIYNRSAQSAAASGHTHNNCGGEMDMSHVEFRPSTVSQDLHKLKKLDLSYAEVLRRADACKHHHRRK
- the LOC119657496 gene encoding cerebellar degeneration-related protein 2 isoform X2; translated protein: MSIYNEGFGASIATDEEEASKYMLDDLQLAAELGKTLLERNKELETALKQHQNVIEDQAQEIEYLQKQTGALREVNDSRLRIYEQLEIGIQDLERLNHRLTLENTSEKKHSKLLLHNIETLEARCEELTKNVEDLKQTLDAERRKNERLVQEKNNRNDQYNARLRNHDDLHNSSLLDEVDSDEVHKSYNSTSSPEHQSGRGAHMKNANSTGTSDCLAVDQLDVSNIAGEENEELIKLMTELETTKKAYISEQQRVSELEEQLMTIIQENQTLQSRVAQVSTNEEMKSVHEELSILEEVRQGTMCSRCLRSVDDRNMLEEGSSIAGTEDDEDRSYLELMSNPAESANTMYRPAVSIKNSSKPDTLDLGGSSPNPYRELVEKYEALLEVQRHNMARRQSPPNLHDDIPTSGEFSSMNTKGTDESSYIEREKSQPRSTISNGASSTAESTSATTNGIAPNTQSGQKSGKNSRRTPTDFSEAETSSSGFSDETSNKATQTDERRGFFLCSIGDGDDCKFSIYDDVSPVDSRFRNRPEYRELFKEIFAVLKKAAENKEEGDKLPLLDDTHPTVNKVPPVTPANEEIPDFGDDTQSIISSVVSEQSVAMSECITKTERKTAAKKHIIEMGQENKPPVLPTPGQTSANNGATGGNGKNLTENGRVLTPLKREPTEYLAVTVGVKKKNRKKNRNLNLDRSDSPILPSPPRVYLASGKKRRDMRPFNVSATSWSTPSSNPNVRPSTLMNRPLATEWNGNSMVIYNRSAQSAAASGHTHNNCGGEMDMSHVEFRPSTVSQDLHKLKKLDLSYAEVLRRADACKHHHRRK